In Cotesia glomerata isolate CgM1 linkage group LG3, MPM_Cglom_v2.3, whole genome shotgun sequence, one genomic interval encodes:
- the LOC123260653 gene encoding uncharacterized protein LOC123260653 — MHSGRTLAVEGEKQVECLVQYVTSTTHSYTVQPTVSADGKLLSPLFLVLKEPSGKFGPIVETTLFRPHNVYIEASKSGKLTSDHFKIWLERVFFPNVGPKSLLLIDSWTGHCPQVVQSVKPTNKDTEVMILPKDTTGKIQPLDVFGFRVWKNFVRYFSDRTVLMNLDINLHLRNNIIKLQSLTHIQLSSPRYINLFKYSWYKSGYTEVKPDEFENPVDFAFHGSCNSHCEVPGCQNIAIIRCSWCKKSLCFQHFFHEHHDCKTYIE; from the exons ATGCATTCCGGTCGAACTTTAGCTGTTGAAGGAGAGAAGCAAGTAGAATGTCTTGTACAATATGTTACTTCTACTACTCATAGTTACACAGTTCAACCAACTGTATCCGCTGATGGAAAGCTTTTATCcccactttttttggttctaaAAGAACCAAGTGGTAAATTTGGACCAATAGTTGAAACAACACTTTTTAGACCTCATAATGTATACATAGAAGCATCAAAATCAGGAAAACTTACATCAG atcatttcaaaatttggttGGAGAGGGTGTTTTTTCCAAATGTGGGCCCAAAATCTTTATTACTAATTGACTCATGGACTGGGCATTGTCCTCAAGTTGTACAAAGCGTTAAACCAACAAATAAAGATACTGAAGTAATGATCTTACCAAAAGATACAACTGGGAAAATTCAACCGCTTGATGTTTTTGGATTCCgagtatggaaaaattttgttcgataTTTTTCGGATCGTACAGTTTTGATGAATTTGGATATAAACTTGCATTTACgaaataacattataaaattacaatcacttACACATATCCAATTGTCATCTCCTcggtacataaatttattcaagtactCGTGGTACAAAAGTGGCTACACAGAAGTAAAACCAGATGAGTTCGAAAATCCTGTGGATTTTGCATTTCACGGATCATGCAATTCTCATTGTGAGGTTCCTGGTTGTCAAAATATAGCAATTATCCGCTGTTCATGGTGCAAAAAGTCGTTgtgttttcaacatttttttcatgaacatCACGATTGCAAAACATATATTGAATAG
- the LOC123260717 gene encoding ATP-dependent DNA helicase PIF1-like, whose protein sequence is MEELSLAQFVANFTKNSQGDYIRRKQQRIIRYRNYDIASDINEYKREMVTLHIPFRNEEFEILEEMKFIRIYDENENQILERRKEFESDLDINKTIELCRKLCRENEEADDDDEIHDIATRFPEINPFQTLYDNPNSDVNSDLRLATLNKLGAIAKRKENLMPNDQYYELMKMANQKQKELLMHVIYNLQLEDPPPLQIFFTGPAGCGKTFVIKLLMEIYNRHSESDGFCNAYIACASTGKAAVAINGTTVHTALKISLSKLLPLSIEVAQQYRSLFKYVRVLIIDEISMIGAELLSQIDSRLKQITGNFEVHFGGLDIILIGDLRQLPPVRATPIYKQIKRQIAGFATILTKIGNGQLLDQEELDLIESRIYSEEEAERLCPDGIRLFLIIIQLLNTTIKF, encoded by the exons ATGGAAGAATTATCACTTGCACAATTCGTTgctaattttactaaaaattcgcAAGGTGATTATATTCGTCGAAAGCAACAACGCATCATTCGTTATAGGAATTATGACATAGCCTCAGATATAAATGAGTATAAAAGAGAAATGGTGACTTTGCATATCCCATTTCGGAATGAAGAATTCGAGATTCTTGAAGAGATGAAATTTATTAGGATTTACGAcgaaaatgaaaatcaaattctgGAGCGACGTAAAGAGTTTGAATCTGACTTAGACATTAATAAAACTATAGAGCTATGCCGAAAACTATGTCGCGAAAATGAAGAAGCAGACGATGACGATGAGATTCATGATATTGCCACTAGATTTCCAGAAATTAATCCATTCCAAACGCTATATGACAATCCGAATTCGGATGTAAACAGTGATTTACGTCTCGCAACCCTAAATAAACTTGGTGCCATTGCAAaacggaaagaaaatttaatgccTAACGACCAATATTATGAGCTGATGAAAATGGCAAACCAAAAACAAAAGGAACTTTTGATGCACGTCATTTACAATCTTCAGTTGGAAGATCCTCCTCCGctgcaaatattttttacaggaCCAGCTGGATGTGGTAAaacatttgttattaaattattaatggaaaTTTATAATCGACATTCTGAAAGTGATGGGTTTTGTAATGCTTATATCGCTTGTGCTTCTACTGGTAAAGCTGCTGTGGCTATCAATGGGACAACAGTACACACTGCACTGAAGATAAGTCTTTCAAAGTTGCTTCCTTTATCAATTGAAGTAGCCCAACAATATAGAtcactttttaaatatgttcGTGTATTGATTATCGATGAAATTAGTATGATTGGAGCCGAGTTGTTGTCCCAAATAGATTCAAGGTTAAAGCAAATCACCGGTAATTTTGAAGTCCATTTTGGTggattagatataattttgattGGTGATCTACGTCAACTACCGCCAGTTCGTGCTACCCCaatttacaaacaaataaaacgACAAATAGCAGG TTTTGcaacaatattaacaaaaattggtAATGGACAGTTGTTAGATCAGGAAGAGCTAGATTTAATTGAGTCACGGATTTACTCTGAAGAAGAAGCTGAGAGACTTTGTCCAGACGGTATAcgattgtttttaataatcattcaGTTGCTGaatacaacaataaaattttga